The Papio anubis isolate 15944 chromosome 2, Panubis1.0, whole genome shotgun sequence region ccatctcaaaaaaaaaaaaaaaaaaaaaatcctattccCCTTTTGTAGAAAACTTGGATGGGACagcaaaacataaagaaaaaagccagaaatCCCTGAAATCCTGTTCCTCAGAAATAGCGATGGGGCTCACATTTAGCAGTACATCTCAATCCGGTCTAAGAGAAGGGCACATGCCTGGCTTTGAATTCTGGCCCTGCTACTCCCTAACTGTGGGTTCTTGGGTGAGTCACTTTGCCTCCAAaggcatcagtttcctcatctgttaggTGGGATTATTCAGACTGGCCTAGCAGGGATGCAGTGAGGATGACGTGAAAGCAAGCACTAATCCAGGGTCTGGCATAAAGTAGGTATTCAAACATTTCTTTAGGCCTTTACAGTGCACACCTAAGGTTTACAGAAAGTTGCCTCCCACACCCTCTTGGGCCTTGTCCTTCCTGGAATTTTTGGCCTTCTTGAGaactttcttgattttcttatGGCAGCCATGAAGCCACAGTGGCTTTTAGGGGATCCATTATTTCTCAGAAGGTGCTTGGAGAGGCAGAAGGTTCTACTAGCCTCTAACCATCTCTGAttgcccctccccttccctcctgcccTTCAAGCCAGAGAATCTGctgtactacagcctggatgaAGACTCCAAAATAATGATCTCCGACTTTGGCCTCTCCAAGATGGAGGACCCGGGCAGTGTGCTCTCCACCGCCTGCGGAACTCCGGGATACGTGGGTGCGGAgggccctgggctggggctgTGATGGTGGGGGGAACCAGGAGCTGAAGGGcagagatttgtcaccaccatGTCCTATTCCCTCCACAGCCCCTGAGGTCCTGGCCCAAAAGCCCTACAGCAAGGCTGTGGATTGCTGGTCCATAGGTGTCATCGCCTACATCCTGTAAGTGGGGCTTGGCCATGGTAGGCTATGGCTCCAGAGTTTGTCCTCTGGcctgctttcctctcttcctccctctgcttcccttcccttcttctcttcccttcttcccttccttccaccaaTCAATTATGAATATTACTTCATTCAATAGATACTATGTTTCAAGCACTGTGCCAAGCAAGCACTGGAGTAAATTTAGCACAGAACAAACCAGACAAAgtgcctgccctcagggagctgacTTTCTTTCTAGTAGAGAAGACAATCAACAAGTAAATAAATCTACAAAATAACATCAGGTGATAAAAATACATACTGTGGAAAAAAACCAAGGAGGAATAGGGAGACAGGGGTGATGCCATTTCAGTAGGGAGGTCAGGGAAGGGCTCGCTGTGGAGGGGATGTCCAAGTGCTAAGGGAGCCAGACATTGGAGGTGTGAGGAAAGAGTAGCATAGGCAGAGGCAatggcaagtgcaaaggccctgaggaggGCAAGATGGCGGTACATTCAAGGAACAGAAAGGACAACATAGCTAGAATGGGAGTGAGCAGACAGGGCTGGTAGAGTTTATAAAGGGGGAACTCCTTCCGTGGGTCCTGCCTGACCCCTGAGACTACCCCAGTGCTCCACCCCGGAGTCAATGGGTGCACCTGAAAGTGGAAATGAGGATAAGTTTCTCCCTGCCCAGGCTCTGCGGTTATCCCCCCTTCTATGATGAGAATGATGCCAAACTCTTTGAACAGATTTTGAAGGCCGAGTACGAGTTTGACTCTCCTTACTGGGACGACATCTCTGACTCCGGTATTTGGGGCTTTGCCTTTTTCCCCTGGGCCCCGCCTCTGGTCCCTCCCTCACCTGCTTTGGGGGTGgtctccctcctgccttccttctgtCGGATTCTCCAGTGCCACACTAAGCTGTCTTCAAGACCAGACACCCTACCCTGGGTACTTCCTTCTGCTTGGCTCCCAGAGTGAGAAACTAGGCATTTGTTCAATCTTCAAACACAGTCTATTTGAAAATACCTCTTCCCTATTGACTTCCTGATGTCTAAAATACCACCATAAACATTTTCATCCTCCTTTTGTGCCCCCTAATAAGAAGCAAACCTGTGAAGCTACTATCATTTATCAGTGTGAATGCACTGAAATTAGTCAagaacaactttttctttttttttttgagatgcagtctcgctttgttgcccaggctggagtgcagtggcacaatctcggctcactgcaacctctgcctcccaggttcaagcaattctctgcctcagcctcccaagtagctgggattacaggcacccaccaccacgcctggctaatttttttgtatttttagtagaaacgaggtttcaccatctcagccaggctggtcttgaactcctgacctcgtgatccacctgcctcggcctcccaaaatgctgggattacaggcacgagccactgtgcccggcctcatgtTTTTCTTGAGAGAGACAGGAAAGAGCTGGAAGGCATGGGGTGGGAGGGTCTGAAGAAGAGCACAGGTTGGGTGGGGTGCGGCATGGACTGATTTggcctctttgttttgttttgatgctGGGTCAGACCTAAGGGAGTGCATACGCTCTTGGGGAGTACACAGGCACTACCATGCTGTCATTATCTTTACTTTTGTCTTGGGGGTTTAGCCAAAGATTTCATCCGGCACTTGATGGAGAAGGACCCAGAGAAAAGATTCACCTGTGAGCAGGCCTTGCAGCACCCATGGTGAGAATTCACACAAGCTGTGAGGTGGGGTGGGATTTGGGGCCCTAAGGTCTGCCTCTGCCCTCATAGGCAACCCACCACATAACCCCATCCTAGGATTGCAGGAGATACGGCTCTAGATAAGAATATCCACCAGTCGGTGAGTGAGCAGATCAAGAAGAACTTTGCCAAGAGCAAGTGGAAGGTGAGTCCATATCCCTAGTTCTGGTCCCAGCCTCCCCAGGACTCCTCCCCATCCCTACCCAGGCTCAGCTCGCACAGCACCTAGCACCAAGTTGGGCACACAGTAACTTCTTAGGGATCCTTACTGAaggacttcattcattcattcaacactccCAACACCTTCTCTATTCCAGAGAGGGTCCCTCACCTCCAAGTCTAGAGGGAGAAGTCTATAATTCTTCAGGAGTCATCTGATCCAGCCTATGGGGGTCCGGGAAAGGTCATAAAGGTGGTGATGACTTGACAGAGCTGTCAGTTAAGTAGGAATTAGCGAGGCATAGCAGAAAAATGTCTACAGCCATTCCGGGAAGTGCAAGTGCTAAGCCTGGCCAGACTGAAGGGGCTGAGGGGACTGAGAGGCAGGAGCCCAATTTGGGAAAGCAGGTAGGGGCCAGGTCTCTTAGggcctcagattccacagaggAGCACCAACTTGATCCTGAGGGCACTGAGGAGGCCCAGAAGAATCTTAGGCAAGCATCTGCTACATAGAAAGGGctctcagggccaggcatggtggctcacacctgtaatcccagcactctgggaggccgaggtggtcggatcacctgaggtcaggagttcaagaccagcctggccaacatggcaaaaccctgtctctactaaaaatacaagaattagccacacatggtggtgtgtgcctgtaatcccagctactcgggccactgaggtaggagaattacttgaacctcggagatggggattgcagtgagctgagatcgtgccactgcactccagcctgggtgacaaagtgagactccacctcaaaaaaaataaagagctctCAGGATGCAGAGAATGGCATGGAGTAAAGACTGGGTGACCCattaggaggctgtggcagagatACAGGCAGGAGAGGGTAAGGGTTTGGACCACAGTAGTATCAACAGGGGTAGAGAACAGTGGTTGATCCAGGAGTCATTTAGGAGGTGAAACTAAGACATGATGATGCAATGGATGTTGGGGGAAAGAGATGTCAAGGGCTGGCCCAAGATTGTAGCTGGGAACAGAGTGGACGGTGGCGGTACCATGACTGAGATGGTGATCACAGGGACAGAAACATGTTTTGTGGGGATGGTTTTAGTTTTGGACATGGTGAATTTGAGGGGTGTGTGGGACACCTAGGTGGAGATGTTGAATAGATACACACCTAGGCAAGTTACTTCAgctttctgtgcctctgtttcctcctttgaaaattatattaatagtacctacctcaaagactttcatgaagattaaatgaattactatgtaaagtgcttagagcaGTACCTGGCATACAGTGCTACAGTGTTTGCTATTACATATTAATATGAATTATAGAgttatgtttctatttatatatatacacacatacatttaacatacgtgcatgtgtgtgtgtgaatatataataAAGCCTTGTAGAGGTTTTTTGGGGCCTTTAGGGGAATCAATAAAATAACTCCTGAATGAAAATAACAGAACAATTGCAAGAATCCCACTGcacctccacccctgccccatGACTTGACTATCTCAAAAGtcctttctcccctctccctacAGCAAGCCTTCAATGCCACGGCTGTGGTGCGGCACATGAGGAAACTGCAGCTAGGCACCAGccaggaggggcaggggcagacGGCGAGCCACGGGGAGCTGCTGACACCAGTGGCTGGGGGTGAGGAGCAGATTCTGCAGAAGGGCATGGGTGGTCCACAGAGAggcacctgggctggagtggagGGCCTGCCCCTCCAGCCAGCTCTGTTCTGTCTTCCCATGCAGGGCCGGCAACTGGCTGTTGCTGTCGAGACTGCTGCGTGGAGCCGGGCCCAGAACTGTCCCCCACACTGCCCCACCAGCTCTAGGGCCCTGGACCTCGGGTCAGGATCCCCTGCGTGGGAGGGCTTGGGGGCAGCctgctccccttccctccctgaaCTGGGAGTTTCTCTGCCCTGTCCCCTCCTCACCTGCTTCCCTACCACTCCTCACTGCATTTTCCatacaaatatttctattttattgttccTTCTTGTAATAAAGGGAAGAAGATAAAACCATCCTTAGCGCTGTCTCCCCCAATAGTCCCCAGCCCACCTTGTTGTGCAAATTGACTGCTTGATTTGGGGGTGCCTTGCCCTTGAGGTGGTCACAGGGAGGCCCCTCCCCAACATGAGactgggtggggatggggagagagaagTGGGGAATGGAGGGGAAGGGGCTTGGGGGAATTCCTTTGTCCAGGGTGCCCCATCTAGACTTCCAGCCCTTTGGAACCCTTTCTGCGCTTTGCTGGTGGCTCCTGAGCACGGTGGGATTGGTGCAGGTCAGCACTGAACAGCACCTGTATGAGGGTGGAGTCGGTGTGGGGAGGAGGGTACACTGGGGTCAGGGTTGGTGGGACTAGTGACAGTGCTGGGAGGTGGAAGAGTCCTTGGGGAACAGGGCCGAAGGCAATGAGAGTCCACTGGGGTTGGGACAGGGGTGGCTGGAGAGTCCTTTAGGGCCACCTGGGGCAGTGGTGGTGGAAGAGTCTGCTGGGTCTGGGCTGGAGGAGAAGTCCTATGGGGTCTGAGCTGGAGGAGAGGAAACCTAGTAGGTACACTCACCGCTTGGGCCCAGCCAGCATAAGGTCCCCACAGGCTCCGGAAAAAGTTTCCTAAATCAGAAGTGATGAGACTAAGTTATCTGACCCCTTCTGTGACCCATCAAGAGAGGTAGGGTATGAGGGAGAGATgactaagagagagagaggtttctACCATACCAGCCCACTGCCAGCCCCTGCAGCCCACTTTCCTCACCCAGTTCCTTGTTGCTCTGGGGGCTTGGTCCCTTCGCCTGGGACGTGGTAGGGTGCCAGCTGTAGTCACGTTGGGCAATCTGCCATATATGGACATCCACGGGCACAGCCTGGGGCTTGTCTAGGGCCATCAGGCAGATGCAGTCAGCCACCTTTGACAGACACAGAGAATGAGCCCTTGTGGAAGAAGGGCAGCATCCGGCCAGCATCTTGCTTATAACCCCAAAGCCAGCTGCTTTCTCCTTCACTCTGGGGTTACTGTTGTTCTATATTCTCAATCAACAGATACTATCTatgaatatgcttttttttttgagatggagtcttgctctgttgcccaggctggagtgcactggtggaatctcggctcacggcaacctccgcctcccaggttcaagcaattctcctacctcagcctcccaagtactaggattacaggcatgcaccaccacgtgtggctaatttttgtgtttttagtagagatggggtttcaccatgttggccagcctggtctcgaactcctgacctaaagtgatccgcccaccttggcctcccaaagtgctgggattacaggcatgagccaccatgcccggcctatgaATACACTGAAATTGCTGTAGTAAGAGCTGCTACCAGGTTCTTATAACCTGGGAAGAAGCTATTACCACAcccattttgcagacaagaaaactgaggctctgaaagGTGAAGTGACCTGGCCAAAGTCACATGGCTGGGGAACAGGCAGAAACAATATTTAATGTTAGGCTATAGTCCAAAGCCCatcaaaaaaaattctttaagcaaaaattcattttttaaactacagagaagtatgaaggaaaaaaaaggctgggcgcggtggctcacacctgtaatcccagcactttgggaggtcgaggtgggtggatcatgaggtcagatcaagaccatcctggtccaacatagtgaaaccccatctctactaaaaatacaaaaattagctgggtgtggtggctcatgcctgtaatcccagctactcgagagattgacgcaggagaatcgcttgaacccaggaggtggaggctgcagtgagccgagattgtgccattgcacttcagcctggcgacaaagcaagactgtctcaaaaaaaaaaaaaaaaaagacagatgccTAATTTCCAATCATCTTATTGCCAGTTAACCCTATTGACATCAAGGAAAAAGTTTTGTCAGTACATGTAATTTTATGAAAGGAACAAAatgtggctgggagcagtggctcatccctgtaattccagcactttgggagggcaaagcAGCAACACTGCTAGAGGGCaagagtttaagacaagcctaggcaacattgtTAAGAGcctgtttctaccaaaacaaacaaacaaaataggaaaaggagaaatatcTTCCCATTTGTCTCCCCCAAGGAAACTATTCAGTTTCCTGCAATTTCCTTCTGGAAATTGCTGCATATATATAGCAGCACATATGTGTTGCATGTGAACAAATGGTCTTTCTAGAAATTCATTCAAAGGGCTATATCCTTTCCACTCTTTCTGCACTCTGCTTTTTTCTCTCATAAAACACCTACTTAtatcctttctccttcctgctctgCCTCCGGAAGCCAAGCCTCCACCCAGCTCCCAGGCTTGGCTCATTTCCTGCTCTCCTCTTAAGTGTCAGTGGAGAGGGTAGCTCCTACCCCCTGGGGCCTCACCTTGGTGCCCACTCCCGGCAGGGTACAGAGGGCCTTGTGGGCCTCCTCATAGGAGGCCTCTCGTAGCTGCTGCAGCCAGGGTAGCCCGCCCTGTTCTTCCAGGATGGCTCGGGCACTGGCACTCACGTAGCGGGCACGGTAGCCCAGGCCCAGCTTCCTGAGATGAGCCTCCACCTCTGGCCCTGTGGGGAGTGAGGAGGAGAGTAGGCATCAGGCATCTTCAAGTTCTTCCTGGCCTTGGGCTAGTAAGTGAGCTCTCCACCTCGGGACAAGAGTGCTTTTCCTAAGTACCGCTCCTACCTCCCCACCCTCTATAGGATAGTGGACACTTTTATGTGCAAGGGAAAGGGTTAAGACCTGGATCCTGTCCCTCTATACATGttttctgagcacctactgtgaATTGGCCCCTGCAGCCCAAGTCTAGTCCAGGGACTGAGGACTTGCTGCCCTGGAGGAGCTCCCCAACCGAGTTCCTTAATCTTTCCAAAAGAGTGTTCATATTCATGAtctaaaaaaataaccaaaatatagcAAGAGCTTCTATGATTAAGTGCTAGGCATCAAGCACTGGCAACACGCTTCAGATATATTATCATGCTTACTTTTCCTAAGAACCCCACTGACAGTACTgttgttttcccattttacaggtggagaAAATGAGGGCTTAGAAGAGGTTAACTTACTTAAAGGACATGGGGGAGATAAGATCTTGCACCTAGGTCTGGGACACCAAGACCtgtggtttttcctttttttttttttttgacacaaggtcttgctctgtcacccaggctggaatgcagtggcacaatctcagttcactacaacctcacctcctaggctcaagcgatcctcccacctcagcctcctgagtagctgagactacaggcttgtgccaccatgcctggctaattttgtttattttttgtagagatgaggtctcactatgttgcccaggctggtctcaaactcctgggctcaagccatcctcccaccttgggctcccaaagtgctgaaattataggcatgagctaccacacttggctaacgcCGTGCTTTTAACCCATTACATGACACTGCCTCATGATTGCTTTATTCACCCACAAAGTCCTTCTAGATAGAATCTGTTATTCCCATTCTACAAACAAGCTAAGAGAAGCCAGGAGAGGTGAATGACTTTCTTCAGGTCTGATGACTAAGCCAGGAGCTGAGACTCAAGaacaggcttcttttttttttttttttttttgagatggagtctcgctctgttgcccaggctagagtgcagtggtgcgatctcggctcactgcaagctttgcctcccgggttcacgccattctcctgccaccatgcccagctatttttttgtatttttagtagagatgtggtttcaccgtgttagccaggatggtctcgatctcctaacctcgtcatccgcccacctcggcctcccaaagtgctgggattacagtcatgagccaccgtgttcggccaggtttctttttcttttttttttccttttctttgagatggagtctcgccctgttgcccaagctggagtgcaatgacatgatctcggctcactgcaacctctgcttcccaagttcaagtggttctcccgcctcagcctcctgaaaggttgggattacaggcacccgccaccacgcccagctaatttttagtagagatggggtttcacccctgacctcaggtgatccacccgcctcggcctcccaaagtgctgggattactggtgtgagccactgtgcccggcccaggtttctttttgtttgtttgagatggaacctcgctctgtcaccaggctggagtgcagtggcgtgatcttggttcactggaGCCTTCtgctgccaggttcaagcaattctcctgcctcaccccccgggtagctgggattacaggtgcctgccatcacgcccagctaatttttgtatttttagtagagatggcatttcaccatgttggccgggctggtgttgaactccttacctcagatgatctgcctgcctcgaccacccaaagtgttgggattacaggcgtgagccaccacacccggccaggaatGGGTTTCTAAGCACCAAAAACATTCTCCTGTTTTGAGGCAGTCTGTCTCTTTGCTATGCAGTTCCCAAGCACTTGTCTTAGCTTGGTTCTCATATCTGCCAACTGATACACTTGCCTCTGTAAAACATTTGCCTTACAGGGGTACTGTGAAGAACACACGAACACATGTGTTCTTAGATGCAAAACTATCCTGTTCACTACAATGATaccagcttgattttttttttttttagaaggagtctagctctgtcacccaggctggagtgcagtggcatgatcttggctcactgcaagctccgcatcccaggttcacaccattctcctgcctcagcctcccaagtagctgggactacaagcgcccaccaccacacccggctaatttttttgtatgtttagtggagacggggtttcaccgtgttagccaggttggtcttgatctcctgactctgtgatccgcctgccttggcctcccaaaatgctgggattacaggcgtgagccaccgcacccagctgatacCAACCTGAATTTTACATATACTTCCTGTGTGCCAAACACTGCGCTAGGTGCAGTATGTATATTCCTTTATTCAACTCTCGTGACAACTCCAATAACAGCATAGGTAGGTGCTATTattctatttcacagatgaagaaactttaGTACAGAGATGCTAAATAATGTGCCCAAGTGAGAGTTGGGGTTCAAAACCAGGCATGGGTCTGTCCCCAGAATGCATGCTTTTAACCCCAAACTACTGTACATTGTATACAGATGTTTTTCTGATGAGGCATTGAACTCACTAGGCAAAAAGCACAGACCAGTGAGGTGCTGACATTTTAGGGATGCATAGGGAGGATGAGTAACTGGAGTTGATCAGACCAGGCAGGGCAGTTCTGGATTGGGGAAGTGTTTGGTATGGCAGGAAGCCTTGAGATGTAACCAGGGGAAAAATGAACAGATCTTCAAAGCTGATGGAGGCCTGGGGGCAGGGGACCCACCTACTCACCAGCCAGGGCCTGCACGCTGGGGAAGCCATGGTAGGTGACATCATCAAGCTGGATGAGCCGAGGTCCAAAAGCCTGGCACAGCCGCTCCACCATGCCAGTGATGCGGGCGATGTTGTTGTTGGAGGAacagataaaagagaaaaggcattCGATGGGGTCTTGTCGCAGCAGTCGCACACCTGGAGACCAGAAATGCAGAAGGTAGGAGAGGTACCTACTGTTGGGTGTGGCCTCTTCCCACCCACAGGTCAGATCCTAGGTACCAAAACTCCAGGATGATCCCAGGAGAATGAGAGTCAGCATCATTAGAGAAAGCAACAccagaccgggcgcggtggctcacgcctgtaatcccagcactttgggaggccgaggcgggcggatcacgaggtcaggagatcgagaccatcctggctaacacggtgaaaccccgtctctactaaaaatacaaaaaaaattagccgggtgtggtggcgggcgccagctgctcgggaggctgaggcagcagaatggcctgaacccgggaggcggagcttgcagtgagccgagatcgcgccaccgcactccagcctggcgagactccgtctcaaaaaaaaaaaaaaaaaaaagcaacaccaGACCTCTCATTCCTCATAGCATCTTGTAAGGGCTGAGTTACCATCCCATTCCACAGATAAAGAGACCacaatgtaagctccatgaggaccgGCATTTGGGTCCGTTTTGTTCATTGGTGTATCCCCAGTCGCACAGCAGAtgctttgtatatatttacagaatgAATGAAATCACTTGCCCTGGGTCACACAACCACGAATGGGCTCAAAATCCTTGTCACTTCACTATGGTTATTAGcaggataataataatgataataataattactatgtgcctggcattattctaagcactttacatgtattagtTCCTTAAATCCTCATAAAAGCCTATGAAGTAgatataatccccattttacaggtggtaAAACTAAgtcatgccgggcgcggtggctcacgcctgtaatcccagcactttgggaggccaaggcgggcggatcacaaggtcaggagatcgagaccatgctgaaaccccgtctctactaaaaatagaaaaaattagccgggcgcagtggtgggcgcctgtagtcccagctactcgggaggctgaggcaggagaatggcgtgaacccgggaggcggagcttgcagtgagccgagattgcgccactgcactccagcctgggcgacagagcaagactccgtctcaaaaaaaaaaacaaaaaaaaaactaagtcaTAGAGAAGTAACTTATGTCCAAGAACCTTAACCCCAGCCCAGGTCCTGTACTCACCTTGGAATTTCTGAGCCACCTCTTGGAAGTGGGAGTCCACAGAACCCCAGTGGTGATACAGTTGAGCCAGGGTGACATCTAGCTGGAAGTACTTGCGCACGGCCTCCAGCTCGTCTGGTGTGGGCCTGCCAGGCTGGCTCTTGTCTCCTCGGTACACAGTGCAGTGGAGCTGCTCCTCAGTCTGAGTCAGTGTCCATACTTGATCCGCCAGTACACCACTCCAGTGTGCAGGACTTTGCTCCCTCCACCTAAGCCCCAGGCACACGACAACCCTGGCACTCAATTTCCTTTCTTGCACCCTTTGGGGTCCCTCCCATCCTACAATCGCTCCATGTACAAAACTGATACAAGTAAAAGTGCTAtcttccagtctgggcaacatggtgaaacctcacctctacaaaaaatacaaaaatttagccgggcatggcacacacctgtattcccagctactcgggaggctgcgccCGGGGGTCGAGGCTGGAATGGGCCTCTGCATTCCtacctgagcaatagagtgaggcactgtctcaaaaaaagaaaaacaagtactGTTATCTTCTGCATCGGTTATACCGCTAAATCCTTACAATATCACTGCACAGACATATTAAAGGGAACAGCCTGGCCACCCGTGCTTGTTTCCTCTTTTGTACCCCGGGGTTTCTTCCATCACCCCCCAAATTCCTTTGTACCCCATGCCGGGCAGTGCTGAGGCGGCAGGAGCCAGTCCCAGGGGACGGGCTTCCCAGGCGCAGTCACTCACCGGAAGGACTGTCCAGAAGGCAGAACCAGGTCCAGGCGCAGCTCAGAGCGAGGGCACGGGATAGAGGCCCACAGGGCAGGAGCGGAGGCTAGAGTACGATGCCCCATGCGCCTGGGCAGAAGCGCGCGGGCCGGCATTTCCACAGCAGGAGCCGCCCACAGCAGCCCCGCCCACCCAGAACCAGGCCTAGTCGGCGCCCAAAGACCCCGCCCAGACAAGGACCACGCCCCTTAGGGCCTAGCCCACAGGGTCCTGATTAACGACCTTCCTCGTTTCACTTAATTCCTCCACCTCCTGCATGCCTCGCCCTTTGCGGGTCATCAAAGCCCCGCTTCGTGCCCCAATCCTCCGGCTTTCCTGAGGTGTAGGTCCCGCCCC contains the following coding sequences:
- the OGG1 gene encoding N-glycosylase/DNA lyase isoform X6, with translation MPARALLPRRMGHRTLASAPALWASIPCPRSELRLDLVLPSGQSFRWREQSPAHWSGVLADQVWTLTQTEEQLHCTVYRGDKSQPGRPTPDELEAVRKYFQLDVTLAQLYHHWGSVDSHFQEVAQKFQGVRLLRQDPIECLFSFICSSNNNIARITGMVERLCQAFGPRLIQLDDVTYHGFPSVQALAGVPVPAEGLLTSASTFQSPLRSRQPEADRRENVNYYRKRL
- the OGG1 gene encoding N-glycosylase/DNA lyase isoform X4 gives rise to the protein MPARALLPRRMGHRTLASAPALWASIPCPRSELRLDLVLPSGQSFRWREQSPAHWSGVLADQVWTLTQTEEQLHCTVYRGDKSQPGRPTPDELEAVRKYFQLDVTLAQLYHHWGSVDSHFQEVAQKFQGVRLLRQDPIECLFSFICSSNNNIARITGMVERLCQAFGPRLIQLDDVTYHGFPSVQALAGPEVEAHLRKLGLGYRARYVSASARAILEEQGGLPWLQQLREASYEEAHKALCTLPGVGTKVADCICLMALDKPQAVPVDVHIWQIAQRDYSWHPTTSQAKGPSPQSNKELGNFFRSLWGPYAGWAQAVFQCQQKACLLQHLHSRAP
- the OGG1 gene encoding N-glycosylase/DNA lyase isoform X7 codes for the protein MPARALLPRRMGHRTLASAPALWASIPCPRSELRLDLVLPSGQSFRWREQSPAHWSGVLADQVWTLTQTEEQLHCTVYRGDKSQPGRPTPDELEAVRKYFQLDVTLAQLYHHWGSVDSHFQEVAQKFQGVRLLRQDPIECLFSFICSSNNNIARITGMVERLCQAFGPRLIQLDDVTYHGFPSVQALAGVPVPAEGLLTSASTFQSPLRSRQPEADRRNPFLY
- the OGG1 gene encoding N-glycosylase/DNA lyase isoform X1 produces the protein MPARALLPRRMGHRTLASAPALWASIPCPRSELRLDLVLPSGQSFRWREQSPAHWSGVLADQVWTLTQTEEQLHCTVYRGDKSQPGRPTPDELEAVRKYFQLDVTLAQLYHHWGSVDSHFQEVAQKFQGVRLLRQDPIECLFSFICSSNNNIARITGMVERLCQAFGPRLIQLDDVTYHGFPSVQALAGPEVEAHLRKLGLGYRARYVSASARAILEEQGGLPWLQQLREASYEEAHKALCTLPGVGTKVADCICLMALDKPQAVPVDVHIWQIAQRDYSWHPTTSQAKGPSPQSNKELGNFFRSLWGPYAGWAQAVSVPTRFPLLQLRPHRTSPPAQTQQTLPPPLPQVALKDSPATPVPTPVDSHCLRPCSPRTLPPPSTVTSPTNPDPSVPSSPHRLHPHTGAVQC
- the OGG1 gene encoding N-glycosylase/DNA lyase isoform X5, with product MPARALLPRRMGHRTLASAPALWASIPCPRSELRLDLVLPSGQSFRWREQSPAHWSGVLADQVWTLTQTEEQLHCTVYRGDKSQPGRPTPDELEAVRKYFQLDVTLAQLYHHWGSVDSHFQEVAQKFQGVRLLRQDPIECLFSFICSSNNNIARITGMVERLCQAFGPRLIQLDDVTYHGFPSVQALAGVPVPAEGLLTSASTFQSPLRSRQPEADRSLPPDVTYTFVVINAEQDGWELTSNEW
- the OGG1 gene encoding N-glycosylase/DNA lyase isoform X2; this translates as MQRPIPASTPGRSLPSSWEYRWREQSPAHWSGVLADQVWTLTQTEEQLHCTVYRGDKSQPGRPTPDELEAVRKYFQLDVTLAQLYHHWGSVDSHFQEVAQKFQGVRLLRQDPIECLFSFICSSNNNIARITGMVERLCQAFGPRLIQLDDVTYHGFPSVQALAGPEVEAHLRKLGLGYRARYVSASARAILEEQGGLPWLQQLREASYEEAHKALCTLPGVGTKVADCICLMALDKPQAVPVDVHIWQIAQRDYSWHPTTSQAKGPSPQSNKELGNFFRSLWGPYAGWAQAVSVPTRFPLLQLRPHRTSPPAQTQQTLPPPLPQVALKDSPATPVPTPVDSHCLRPCSPRTLPPPSTVTSPTNPDPSVPSSPHRLHPHTGAVQC
- the OGG1 gene encoding N-glycosylase/DNA lyase isoform X3, with translation MPARALLPRRMGHRTLASAPALWASIPCPRSELRLDLVLPSGQSFRWREQSPAHWSGVLADQVWTLTQTEEQLHCTVYRGDKSQPGRPTPDELEAVRKYFQLDVTLAQLYHHWGSVDSHFQEVAQKFQGVRLLRQDPIECLFSFICSSNNNIARITGMVERLCQAFGPRLIQLDDVTYHGFPSVQALAGPEVEAHLRKLGLGYRARYVSASARAILEEQGGLPWLQQLREASYEEAHKALCTLPGVGTKVADCICLMALDKPQAVPVDVHIWQIAQRDYSWHPTTSQAKGPSPQSNKELGNFFRSLWGPYAGWAQAVLFSADLHQSHRAQEPPAKRRKGSKGLEV